The Maridesulfovibrio hydrothermalis AM13 = DSM 14728 DNA window CGTCATGGTCCTTTTCGCCCTGGTGTGGACGGCTCTTCTCGGCAGGGCAGCGTGGCTGCAACTGTTTATGGGAGCGGATCTTTCGCGCCTAGCCTCCCGTCAGCACCTTGCTGCGGAACTTGAGCGCGGTGAACGCGGCTCTATTTATGACCGCAACGGCAACCTGCTGGCTACCAGTGTGGAAGCTTCTTCACTCTACATCCGTCCGGTCAAGGTCAAAGATGTTGCCGGAACAGCAGCCAGACTTTCAAAGATTCTCGGAATTTCAAAGGCGAGGCTTATAAAAAAGCTGTCCAGCAAATCAAATTTTGTCTGGATCAAAAGACAGCTCAACGACCGTGTCGCCAGCAAAATTAAGCAGGCCGGCCTGACCGGAGTATACCTGACAACTGAATATGTCAGACTTTACCCCAATAACCAGCTTGCCGGACAGCTGCTTGGCTTTGCAGGCATTGACGGTAACGGACTTGAAGGGCTTGAAAAAGAATTCAATGACCGCCTTGCAGGACGCAAAGCGCAATTTGTTGTCCAGCGTGATGCCTCCGGACGCAGACTCTATCTTGATGCAATGGGCCGTGAAGTTGACATCAGAGGTAAGGATATCCACCTGACCATTGATTCTCACCTCCAGTCAGTAACAGAGAATGCACTGGCTGACGCAGTGAGAAAATACAATGGCAAATGGGGCGCGGCTATTGTTGTTGAAGCATCATCAGGTGACATTCTGGCTATGGCTAACTGCCCGAGGTTCAACCCGAATATTTTCCGCACCAGTTCTCCGGATATATGGAGAAACCGTGCGGCTCTTGACATTGTGGAACCGGGATCGACGTTCAAACCATTTTTGATTGCTGCGGCACTCGAACATGGGGTGGCGACACCGGAAAAACTCTTCGACTGCGAAAATGGACGCTGGAAGCTGAACGGAAAGTACATAAAAGACTCTCACAAGTACGGCTGGCTCCCGACACATAAAATACTGCGTTACTCCAGCAACATCGGTTCGGCAAAAATAGGGCTGGAGCTGGGCGTGCAGAACTATCACAAGTTTATAAGTGATCTGGGCTTCGGGCATAAAACAGGGCTGCCTCTGCCCGGCGAACGTAAAGGGTTGATCCGTCCCCCTTCAAAATGGAATGAGATCGACCTTGCAGCCGGATCATTCGGGCAGGGCGTGGGCGTAACTGCCGTACAAATGGCAAAAGGCTTTATGGCCATTGCCAACAAAGGTGTTGCCAAACCTCTCAAACTGGTGCAATTCCCCCGCTCCGGGGAAGAAGAACCTCCCAAACGGGTCTTCAGTGAAGATGTAGCCGAAAAGGTTCTCTCCATGATGCGCGAGGTTGTACAGGAAGATGGAACAGGAACCAGATCCAGAATAAGCGGAACAACAGTTGCCGGAAAAACCGGTACGGCACAGAAGGCTCATAAAAAAGGCGGATACGGCACAGAATATCTGGCATCATTTATCGCTCTGGTTCCGGGGTACAACCCTGAATACATAGTTTTCATGATGGTGGACGACCCCAAGCCGAACCATTACGGCGGAACGGTTGTAGCTCCTGCGGTTAAAAAGATCATGACCGAAACACTTGCCTATTACGGCAAGCTGCCGGAAAAACGCAGCAAAACTCCAGTCATGGCAGCCGGGCATCAGATGTATTCTGAAATGCCCAAAAAAGCACTGAAATCAAACTCAGCGCATTTTGATGTTTCCGATGACAAAGTGCCGAACCTGACAGGAATGCCCATTCGCAGGGCAATTGAAATTTTAGTGCAGAAAGGATTTGTCCCCAGACTTAAAGGTCAGGGGATGACCAT harbors:
- a CDS encoding penicillin-binding transpeptidase domain-containing protein codes for the protein MAKRKKESMRASRNKLLFVMVLFALVWTALLGRAAWLQLFMGADLSRLASRQHLAAELERGERGSIYDRNGNLLATSVEASSLYIRPVKVKDVAGTAARLSKILGISKARLIKKLSSKSNFVWIKRQLNDRVASKIKQAGLTGVYLTTEYVRLYPNNQLAGQLLGFAGIDGNGLEGLEKEFNDRLAGRKAQFVVQRDASGRRLYLDAMGREVDIRGKDIHLTIDSHLQSVTENALADAVRKYNGKWGAAIVVEASSGDILAMANCPRFNPNIFRTSSPDIWRNRAALDIVEPGSTFKPFLIAAALEHGVATPEKLFDCENGRWKLNGKYIKDSHKYGWLPTHKILRYSSNIGSAKIGLELGVQNYHKFISDLGFGHKTGLPLPGERKGLIRPPSKWNEIDLAAGSFGQGVGVTAVQMAKGFMAIANKGVAKPLKLVQFPRSGEEEPPKRVFSEDVAEKVLSMMREVVQEDGTGTRSRISGTTVAGKTGTAQKAHKKGGYGTEYLASFIALVPGYNPEYIVFMMVDDPKPNHYGGTVVAPAVKKIMTETLAYYGKLPEKRSKTPVMAAGHQMYSEMPKKALKSNSAHFDVSDDKVPNLTGMPIRRAIEILVQKGFVPRLKGQGMTITRQLPKAGDKWPEERNAEMVLWVSKES